The Lycium ferocissimum isolate CSIRO_LF1 chromosome 10, AGI_CSIRO_Lferr_CH_V1, whole genome shotgun sequence genome window below encodes:
- the LOC132035091 gene encoding uncharacterized protein LOC132035091, with protein MAPYEVLYGRKYRSLIVWFEVGETELLGPDLVYQAIEKVKLIQERLKTAQSDQKSYTAMRRRDLEFQVDQVAYKLELPQELVAVHPVFCVSMLRKCVGDPSLFVLNDSITINDSLAYEEVSVKILNRQVRKLRTKEVASVKVL; from the exons atggcaccatatgaagTTTTGTATGGGCGTAAATATAGATCACTAATTGTTTGGTTTGAGGTTGGTGAAAcagagttgttaggaccagacTTGGTTTATCaggctatagagaaagtcaagttaattcagGAGCGGTTGAAAACGGCTCAGAGTGaccagaagtcttacacagcTATGAGACGAAGGGATTTAGAGTTTCAA GTTGATCAAGTGGCTTATAAGCTTGAGTTGCCGCAAGAGTTAGTTGCTGTGCATCCAGTATTTTgtgtgtccatgttgagaaagtgtgtgggagacccCTCGTTGTTTGTCCTGAATGATAGCATAACAATCAATGATAGTTTGGCCTACGAAGAAGTCTCAGTGAAAATCCTTAATCGTCAGGTTCGCAAATTGAGAACGAAGGAAGTTGCTTCAGTGAAAGTCCTTTAg